In the genome of Streptomyces collinus, one region contains:
- a CDS encoding amidase domain-containing protein, with product MSGTRRRVTIVGAAATSVVAGVALLPNWSAGAAVSDDPTVDARTRATFQRLADAVFTDRTNALVGGGRADADKPLTDGFSGDVALSSGTARTEDATRSALGQRKEKLARAGETYRDASTTVTLNATRVTGRTAKAEVTETTTLTYARTRGNAPKTTGFQARHELTFTADRRGDWRLTGVRDADQGGLAVNTLSKPAPVKATAAADTMPNAPRAATTRNPAAAPKTGTTYDYKAMAAYAEKHWNAYNKDYPDFSGRGAGGDCTNFVSQSLKAGGWKHVPGYVHDYTRWFGNADIQSHSFIGVNEWSWFTQNSKRTTPLANVYQLEVGDVLQVDFDKDGSKDHTMIVTYKSGGVPYLTYHSNNTLRRSVASIVASYPNAYYYAYRT from the coding sequence TTGAGCGGGACGCGACGCCGCGTCACGATAGTCGGCGCCGCGGCGACGTCGGTCGTCGCCGGAGTCGCCCTGCTGCCCAACTGGAGCGCGGGCGCGGCGGTCAGCGACGACCCGACGGTGGACGCCCGGACCAGGGCCACCTTCCAGCGGCTGGCCGACGCGGTCTTCACCGACCGCACCAACGCCCTGGTCGGCGGCGGGCGGGCCGACGCGGACAAGCCGCTGACCGACGGCTTCTCCGGCGACGTCGCGCTGTCCTCCGGCACGGCCCGCACCGAGGACGCCACCCGGTCCGCGCTGGGGCAGCGCAAGGAGAAGCTGGCCCGGGCCGGCGAGACGTACCGCGACGCCAGCACCACCGTCACCCTGAACGCCACGCGGGTGACGGGCCGTACGGCCAAGGCGGAGGTCACCGAGACCACGACGCTGACCTACGCCCGGACCCGCGGCAACGCGCCGAAGACCACCGGCTTCCAGGCCCGGCACGAACTGACCTTCACGGCCGACCGTCGGGGCGACTGGCGGCTGACGGGCGTCCGCGACGCCGATCAGGGCGGTCTCGCGGTGAACACGCTCTCCAAGCCGGCCCCCGTCAAGGCGACCGCCGCCGCCGACACCATGCCGAACGCCCCGCGCGCGGCGACCACCCGCAACCCGGCCGCCGCCCCGAAGACCGGCACGACGTACGACTACAAGGCCATGGCGGCCTACGCCGAGAAGCACTGGAACGCCTACAACAAGGACTACCCGGACTTCAGCGGCCGCGGCGCCGGCGGCGACTGCACCAACTTCGTCAGCCAGTCCCTGAAGGCGGGCGGCTGGAAGCACGTCCCCGGCTACGTGCACGACTACACCAGGTGGTTCGGCAACGCCGACATCCAGTCGCACTCGTTCATCGGCGTCAACGAGTGGTCCTGGTTCACCCAGAACTCCAAGCGGACCACGCCGCTCGCCAACGTCTACCAGCTGGAGGTCGGCGACGTCCTCCAGGTGGACTTCGACAAGGACGGGTCCAAGGACCACACGATGATCGTCACGTACAAGAGCGGCGGGGTGCCGTACCTGACTTACCACTCCAACAACACCCTCCGCAGGTCGGTGGCGAGCATCGTCGCGTCGTACCCGAACGCGTACTACTACGCCTACCGCACCTGA
- a CDS encoding DUF6153 family protein — MLCVLGLLAGLLGMHGLAPGGGLSQRAHVMQGHQARTAPASVPTTHVMPYLHCPDGHVRHADATCASAAVGGGPVLPPLVPDPVPVSVGESAVRAYAVVDSDGARAPPSLAELQLLRI; from the coding sequence GTGCTGTGCGTGCTGGGGCTGTTGGCGGGGTTGCTGGGGATGCACGGGCTGGCGCCCGGGGGTGGTCTGTCTCAGCGGGCGCATGTGATGCAGGGTCACCAGGCCCGGACGGCCCCGGCCTCCGTGCCGACGACCCACGTCATGCCCTATCTGCACTGCCCTGACGGGCATGTCCGGCACGCCGACGCGACCTGTGCGTCGGCCGCCGTGGGCGGGGGGCCGGTGCTGCCCCCGCTGGTTCCCGACCCGGTCCCCGTGTCCGTGGGGGAGAGCGCCGTTCGGGCGTACGCGGTCGTGGATTCGGACGGTGCCAGGGCCCCGCCTTCCCTGGCCGAGCTCCAGCTTCTGCGGATCTAG
- a CDS encoding DUF4097 family beta strand repeat-containing protein: MTARNATARATALAGAVVVLVAGLSACGASAGEDTDPDHRSFGLQGRTLTVDSDDSALEIVASDESPAGKVEVTRWFQGSVVVGKEPEVTWAMRDDRLVLRLKCSGIVADCSAKHRVEVPRGITVKVRDGDGTVHARGFQDPLNIRTGDGSVRVTDTTGPVEVRTGDGSIRVTGTSGPLRMRTGDGSIRANVSSLDVRTHTGDGSARLELGAVPDRVESRSSDGSVTIALPRATYRVTTETGDGGVDVSVPRDESSSHRVSAHTGDGSVTVRTVN, translated from the coding sequence ATGACCGCACGCAACGCCACCGCCCGCGCCACCGCCCTCGCCGGGGCCGTCGTCGTGCTCGTCGCCGGGCTCAGCGCCTGCGGGGCGTCCGCCGGGGAGGACACGGACCCCGACCACCGGTCCTTCGGCCTCCAGGGCCGCACCCTCACCGTCGACTCCGACGACTCGGCCCTGGAGATCGTCGCCTCCGACGAGAGCCCGGCGGGCAAGGTCGAGGTCACCCGGTGGTTCCAGGGCTCGGTCGTCGTCGGGAAGGAACCCGAGGTCACCTGGGCCATGCGCGACGACCGTCTGGTGCTGCGTCTGAAGTGCTCCGGCATCGTCGCCGACTGCTCGGCCAAGCACCGCGTCGAGGTCCCCCGCGGCATCACCGTCAAGGTCCGGGACGGCGACGGCACGGTCCACGCCCGGGGCTTCCAGGACCCCCTGAACATCCGCACCGGCGACGGATCCGTCCGCGTCACCGACACCACCGGCCCCGTGGAGGTGCGCACCGGCGACGGGTCCATCCGCGTCACCGGCACCAGTGGTCCCCTGCGGATGCGCACTGGCGACGGATCCATCCGTGCGAACGTCTCCTCCCTCGACGTCCGCACCCACACCGGCGACGGTTCGGCCCGCCTCGAACTCGGTGCCGTGCCGGACCGTGTCGAGTCCCGCAGCAGCGACGGCTCCGTGACCATCGCACTGCCCCGGGCCACCTACCGCGTGACCACCGAGACCGGTGACGGCGGCGTCGACGTGTCCGTGCCCCGCGACGAGAGCAGCTCCCACCGGGTGTCCGCCCACACCGGCGACGGCAGCGTGACGGTGCGAACAGTGAACTGA